A genomic window from Oceanispirochaeta sp. M1 includes:
- a CDS encoding ABC transporter permease, with protein sequence MTQQNTLGRPSIGAFMSKYGIVVIFIGMCLILSIVSPAFRSMRNVTNVIRQVSIIGIVSMGVTFCIITTGIDLSSGSMIALISVVVASLSQNSVNPDQPISVVMPIAFGIGIALILGLALGSVNGTLHAYGKIPPFIATLGMMTVARGAAALFTQGRPVGDLKDTFTFIGTGNFLNVPLPILIYIAMGILSHILLSKTKFGRHVFAIGGNEQAARICGINVRKTLVKVYAYAGFLTAVSAILLTARTSAGNPTYGVSYELDAIASTVIGGTSLSGGIGSIPFCVIGALIIGVLNNGMDLLGVNAYWQQIAKGVIIVVAVLIDARKQKRK encoded by the coding sequence ATGACTCAGCAAAATACATTAGGAAGGCCCTCAATAGGTGCTTTCATGAGTAAATATGGAATCGTAGTTATTTTTATTGGAATGTGTCTGATTTTATCAATAGTATCACCGGCATTTCGTTCCATGAGGAATGTCACCAATGTAATCCGTCAGGTTTCTATTATCGGTATTGTTTCCATGGGTGTTACATTTTGTATTATTACAACTGGTATAGATCTTTCTTCCGGTTCAATGATTGCCTTGATTTCAGTTGTTGTGGCATCTTTGTCACAGAACTCAGTTAACCCTGATCAACCTATCAGTGTTGTTATGCCAATAGCTTTTGGTATTGGCATCGCTCTTATCCTCGGTCTGGCTTTAGGATCTGTAAACGGAACACTCCATGCTTATGGAAAGATCCCGCCCTTTATTGCCACTCTGGGTATGATGACAGTCGCCCGTGGAGCCGCAGCACTCTTTACACAGGGACGTCCTGTGGGTGATTTGAAAGATACTTTTACTTTTATCGGTACAGGAAACTTTCTGAATGTTCCCCTTCCGATCTTAATTTATATTGCTATGGGAATACTGTCTCATATCTTATTGAGCAAGACAAAATTCGGACGCCATGTCTTTGCAATCGGTGGTAATGAACAGGCCGCCAGGATCTGCGGTATCAATGTTAGAAAAACACTGGTCAAGGTATATGCCTATGCCGGATTCCTGACAGCTGTATCTGCAATTCTTCTTACAGCCAGAACTTCTGCAGGTAACCCCACATACGGAGTTTCCTACGAACTTGATGCTATTGCTTCTACTGTTATCGGCGGTACTTCCCTCAGCGGTGGTATCGGATCTATTCCCTTCTGTGTTATCGGTGCTCTGATTATCGGTGTATTGAATAACGGTATGGACCTTCTGGGTGTGAATGCCTACTGGCAGCAGATTGCGAAAGGTGTGATTATCGTCGTTGCTGTTCTTATTGATGCCCGTAAACAGAAAAGAAAGTAA
- a CDS encoding TIM barrel protein: protein MKLNLAVAPCSWGIEDPDNINNPPWERVLDEAGKSGFTAVELGPYGYLPTEAALLKKNLDFRGLELIAGTIYDNLTATADLQALTQKTKGICSLMSRVCDGEQNGYLVIIDSVKDVRNTTAGHSESAVRLPADEWKQMMDNIKVISKVAGEYGVRPVIHPHAGGYIEFMDETDRFLNDISEDIAGLCLDTGHLYYAGDNPAEVLTKLSSRLEYVHFKDINSSVYERALSENMGFFDACNLGVMCSIGAGCVDYNSIFSALDGMKYDGWVTIEQERDPKNSAGTLEDLRNSHGYLIDSLKG, encoded by the coding sequence ATGAAATTAAATTTAGCTGTTGCACCCTGTTCCTGGGGTATCGAAGACCCTGATAACATAAATAATCCCCCCTGGGAAAGGGTGCTGGATGAAGCAGGGAAATCAGGCTTTACAGCTGTTGAACTGGGACCCTATGGTTACCTGCCCACTGAAGCAGCTCTGTTAAAAAAAAATCTTGATTTCAGGGGTCTGGAGCTTATTGCCGGTACTATCTATGACAATCTTACAGCCACCGCAGATCTGCAGGCTCTGACACAGAAGACAAAGGGTATCTGCAGTCTGATGTCCAGGGTTTGTGATGGAGAACAGAACGGATATCTTGTTATTATCGATTCTGTTAAGGACGTAAGGAATACTACTGCAGGTCATTCGGAATCGGCAGTCAGGCTGCCAGCCGATGAATGGAAGCAGATGATGGATAATATTAAAGTGATTTCGAAGGTTGCCGGAGAGTATGGGGTCAGACCTGTAATTCATCCCCATGCGGGGGGTTATATAGAATTTATGGATGAAACTGATAGATTCCTGAATGATATTTCAGAAGATATTGCAGGGCTGTGTCTCGATACAGGTCATCTTTATTATGCAGGTGACAATCCTGCTGAAGTTCTTACAAAATTGTCCTCAAGACTGGAATATGTACATTTTAAAGATATAAATTCTTCTGTTTATGAAAGAGCATTAAGTGAAAATATGGGCTTTTTCGATGCCTGTAATCTGGGTGTCATGTGCTCAATCGGTGCAGGGTGTGTAGACTATAATTCTATTTTTTCTGCTCTGGACGGCATGAAATATGATGGATGGGTGACAATCGAACAGGAGCGAGATCCTAAAAATTCAGCCGGGACATTGGAAGATCTCAGGAATAGCCATGGATATCTTATTGATTCATTGAAGGGTTGA
- the iolD gene encoding 3D-(3,5/4)-trihydroxycyclohexane-1,2-dione acylhydrolase (decyclizing), with protein sequence MKTIKLTMSQALVKFLDNQYLNFDGEEIKFVEGVIGIFGHGIVVGLGEALEDKDHSLKFIQGKSEQGMAHIAMGFAKQKKRRQIMAVTSSIGPGALNMVTAAGTATANRIPVLFLPGDSYGNRQPDPVLQQIENSYDHNITANDAFKPVSKYWDRIVRPEQLMNAMINAMRVLTNPAETGAVTICLPQDVQGEAYDYPEEFFMKRVHHNQRRCLDDAALTRLADKIEAAKKPFVICGGGVKYSEAGAALDKFCTDFNIPFGETQAGKSTLPADNKYNLGGAGVTGTLSANKIAKDADVILGIGTRLNDFCTSSKSAYKSDSSMVTININDLDAYKMNADPYFADAKLSLQQLTAELKKRGYTSSYKSEITDAKAEWAEELKRLFSLEPEDGLAQSRVLGVLSQELVEKDAIVVTASGSLPSDCQRVWNTNSHNAYHAEYAFSCMGYEIAGAIGAKLAEPEKEVYALVGDGGFLMLHTELVTALQEGIKINIILLDNSGFQCIHNLQRSQGIPSFANEFRYRDDSTDRLTGKCLPINYSALASAYGAKGFEAGTIEELRTLFPELKKSETLNLVDIKVLPGTMTEGYEAWWRVGTAQVSNRDEVVKAAEKIKEMSSKAKQF encoded by the coding sequence ATGAAAACTATTAAATTGACTATGTCACAGGCTCTAGTGAAATTCCTGGATAATCAGTATTTGAATTTTGATGGAGAAGAGATCAAATTTGTAGAAGGTGTTATCGGTATTTTCGGTCACGGTATTGTTGTCGGACTGGGGGAGGCCCTGGAAGACAAGGATCATTCTCTGAAATTTATACAGGGAAAAAGTGAGCAGGGTATGGCACATATAGCCATGGGATTTGCAAAACAGAAGAAAAGACGGCAGATTATGGCTGTTACTTCTTCCATCGGTCCCGGAGCACTGAATATGGTAACAGCAGCTGGAACGGCTACTGCAAACAGAATCCCTGTACTTTTTCTCCCCGGAGATTCATATGGTAACAGACAGCCCGACCCTGTTCTGCAGCAGATTGAGAATAGTTATGATCACAATATAACTGCCAATGATGCCTTCAAACCCGTCAGTAAATACTGGGACAGAATCGTAAGACCCGAGCAGCTGATGAACGCCATGATCAATGCTATGCGTGTCCTTACAAATCCTGCTGAAACAGGTGCTGTCACTATCTGTCTGCCCCAGGATGTCCAGGGTGAAGCCTATGACTATCCCGAAGAGTTTTTCATGAAACGTGTTCATCACAACCAGCGCCGCTGTCTTGATGATGCAGCTCTTACACGTCTTGCTGATAAAATTGAAGCCGCTAAGAAACCTTTCGTAATCTGCGGTGGTGGAGTCAAGTATTCAGAGGCGGGAGCTGCGCTGGATAAATTCTGTACTGATTTCAATATTCCTTTCGGAGAGACACAGGCCGGAAAGAGCACTCTTCCTGCAGATAATAAATATAATCTTGGTGGAGCCGGTGTGACAGGTACTCTATCTGCAAATAAGATTGCAAAAGATGCTGATGTCATTCTCGGAATCGGTACCAGACTTAATGACTTCTGTACATCTTCCAAGTCTGCATATAAGAGTGATTCATCAATGGTAACCATTAATATCAATGATCTTGATGCCTATAAGATGAATGCCGACCCCTATTTTGCAGATGCAAAACTATCCCTCCAGCAGCTGACTGCTGAACTGAAAAAACGTGGTTATACCTCGTCTTATAAATCAGAGATTACAGATGCTAAAGCAGAGTGGGCGGAGGAACTTAAAAGACTCTTCAGTCTTGAACCTGAAGACGGGCTGGCTCAGTCCCGTGTTCTCGGTGTTCTGAGTCAGGAACTGGTAGAGAAAGATGCCATAGTTGTAACAGCATCAGGAAGTCTGCCCAGTGACTGTCAGAGAGTCTGGAATACAAACTCTCATAATGCCTATCATGCAGAATACGCCTTCTCCTGTATGGGATACGAGATTGCAGGTGCCATCGGTGCCAAACTGGCTGAACCGGAGAAAGAAGTTTATGCCCTGGTGGGAGACGGCGGATTTCTGATGCTCCATACCGAGCTTGTTACAGCCCTTCAGGAAGGAATCAAAATCAATATCATTCTCCTTGATAACAGCGGATTTCAGTGTATTCACAATCTGCAGAGAAGTCAGGGAATCCCCAGTTTTGCCAATGAATTCCGTTATAGAGATGACTCAACTGACAGATTGACCGGAAAGTGTCTTCCCATCAATTATTCAGCCCTGGCAAGTGCCTACGGTGCAAAAGGATTTGAAGCTGGAACCATAGAAGAACTCAGAACTCTTTTCCCCGAGCTTAAGAAGTCTGAAACACTGAATCTTGTTGATATAAAAGTCCTGCCCGGAACCATGACCGAAGGTTATGAAGCCTGGTGGAGAGTCGGAACAGCACAGGTTTCCAACCGTGATGAAGTAGTTAAAGCGGCAGAGAAGATCAAGGAAATGTCTTCAAAGGCAAAACAGTTCTAG
- a CDS encoding substrate-binding domain-containing protein — translation MNKKIIIGVAVLVVLIVSIVFVVTGRQGQESKTLKIGAAMSSFSDKGQTYLQDGVRAFDAEYDDVEIIMTDAKDDPAVQLNQVETLLVKGVDAILIVPVDISALKPVFKKCKEDGVKLVIANRMPAEEFHNEFDVYTGSESIQAGILQAEWVAEAMQPEGGTVGILMGPLGHEAARMRTEGNKQVFAKYDNIEIVMDAVASWDRAKGMQVAENWIQSGANLDAILCNNDEMAIGTLLAAEGANLADADIIIAGVDATPDALEYLGKGLDVTVFQNMNAQGYNGAAAAYKLAKGESVEKWDWIPFETVDPANMSEYK, via the coding sequence ATGAATAAGAAAATTATAATAGGAGTTGCAGTACTGGTTGTGCTCATCGTATCTATTGTTTTTGTAGTCACTGGGAGACAGGGTCAGGAAAGCAAAACATTGAAAATTGGTGCTGCAATGAGTAGTTTTTCTGATAAAGGACAAACTTATCTTCAAGACGGAGTTCGCGCTTTTGATGCTGAATATGATGATGTAGAAATTATTATGACAGATGCAAAAGATGACCCCGCAGTTCAGCTGAATCAGGTTGAAACACTTCTGGTTAAGGGTGTCGATGCTATTCTGATTGTACCTGTTGATATTTCTGCACTGAAGCCTGTTTTCAAGAAATGTAAAGAAGATGGCGTAAAACTGGTAATTGCCAACAGAATGCCCGCTGAAGAATTTCATAATGAGTTTGATGTATATACAGGTTCTGAATCAATTCAGGCAGGTATTCTTCAGGCCGAGTGGGTTGCCGAAGCCATGCAGCCCGAGGGTGGAACAGTCGGTATCCTGATGGGACCATTGGGACATGAAGCTGCCCGTATGAGAACTGAAGGTAATAAGCAGGTCTTTGCTAAATACGACAATATTGAAATCGTCATGGACGCTGTAGCCAGCTGGGATAGAGCCAAAGGAATGCAGGTTGCGGAAAACTGGATTCAGAGCGGTGCTAATCTTGACGCTATCCTCTGTAATAATGATGAAATGGCTATTGGAACTCTTCTGGCTGCTGAAGGTGCAAACCTTGCGGATGCAGATATCATTATCGCCGGTGTAGATGCCACTCCCGATGCTCTTGAGTATCTTGGTAAAGGTCTGGATGTAACAGTATTCCAGAACATGAATGCCCAGGGATACAACGGTGCAGCGGCTGCATATAAACTGGCAAAAGGTGAGAGTGTTGAAAAGTGGGACTGGATTCCCTTTGAAACTGTTGATCCTGCAAATATGAGTGAATATAAATAA
- a CDS encoding 5-deoxy-glucuronate isomerase — MDLEGKCKIRNKNGFTKGYTEIVSEMSNPEMLMTFGVLKLMKGDTFSNDENLERIFLLLQGEVELSWDGNKEIVKRGNLYDDDPRTLHLPPNIELTMKCLEDNTEFTVHKTENEKVFPSKLYASAELRKETRGKGTMNETGTRLVRTILDVSITGDANFMIGEDVHYPGKWAGFPSHSHNQPEIYFYRFLPENGFGLLKLGDEGVCMEQNDTVIIPPDLVHPQVAAPGYAMYFLWVIRHLKDNPYISPNFEEQHLWAEKPGAKIWPDR, encoded by the coding sequence ATGGATTTAGAAGGCAAATGTAAGATAAGAAATAAAAATGGTTTCACCAAAGGATATACCGAAATTGTTTCAGAAATGAGCAATCCGGAAATGCTGATGACTTTTGGTGTTCTCAAATTGATGAAGGGTGATACTTTCAGCAATGATGAAAATCTGGAAAGAATTTTTTTACTGCTCCAGGGAGAAGTTGAACTCTCCTGGGATGGGAACAAAGAGATTGTGAAGCGGGGTAATCTCTATGATGATGATCCCAGAACCCTTCATCTTCCCCCCAATATTGAACTCACCATGAAATGCCTTGAAGACAATACTGAGTTTACCGTCCACAAGACAGAGAATGAAAAGGTCTTTCCTTCAAAACTATATGCCTCGGCAGAGCTTAGAAAAGAGACCCGGGGCAAGGGAACCATGAACGAAACAGGTACCAGGCTGGTTCGAACAATCCTTGATGTTTCCATTACCGGTGATGCAAATTTTATGATTGGTGAAGATGTTCATTATCCCGGAAAATGGGCAGGTTTTCCTTCTCATTCCCATAATCAGCCCGAAATCTATTTTTACAGATTTCTTCCCGAAAATGGATTCGGTCTCTTAAAACTGGGTGATGAAGGTGTATGCATGGAGCAGAATGATACAGTCATTATCCCACCGGATCTTGTACATCCTCAGGTGGCCGCACCAGGTTATGCAATGTACTTTCTCTGGGTTATTCGCCATCTGAAAGATAATCCCTATATCTCACCCAATTTTGAAGAACAGCATCTCTGGGCTGAAAAGCCTGGTGCAAAAATCTGGCCGGATAGATAG
- the iolC gene encoding 5-dehydro-2-deoxygluconokinase: MTLNFAENKTIDVISLGRAGIDLNAVDMNVPMEENMTFRKTVGGSPANIAVACSQYELKVGFIGRVSDDQHGRYIRKFFETKGIDTTHLIVDKDGGMNGLAFTEIMSAENSSYILHRDNVADLNLGIDDIDDSYIKQSKLLVISGTALSKSPSREAVFAALEYAEKNGCKVLLDIDYRNYTWKSEEESGIYLSLAAEKSHIIIGTREEYDMLEKFSNPGNKDDSVTAARWFDYKAELVIVKHGKKGSFAYTGDGNITKGSVFPVTPLKTMGAGDSYAGGLIFGLISGRTVAEGMEIGAGAAAIVVQSPDCSESMPTLKEVQAFISDYRSEKVDHAG; this comes from the coding sequence TTGACCCTTAACTTTGCTGAGAATAAAACAATTGATGTTATCTCTCTCGGACGCGCCGGAATTGACCTTAATGCTGTTGATATGAATGTTCCCATGGAAGAAAACATGACATTCAGAAAAACAGTAGGCGGGTCACCTGCCAATATTGCTGTAGCCTGTTCACAGTATGAGCTAAAAGTAGGTTTTATCGGGCGTGTTTCTGATGATCAGCATGGAAGGTATATCCGTAAGTTTTTTGAGACCAAGGGGATAGACACCACACATCTGATTGTTGATAAAGACGGGGGGATGAACGGCCTGGCATTTACGGAGATAATGTCTGCTGAAAACAGCAGTTACATTCTTCACCGTGATAATGTCGCCGATTTGAACCTGGGTATTGATGACATTGATGATAGTTATATAAAGCAGTCAAAACTTCTGGTGATTTCCGGAACTGCTCTATCAAAGAGTCCCTCCAGGGAGGCTGTTTTTGCAGCCCTGGAGTATGCAGAAAAAAACGGATGCAAAGTTCTTCTGGATATTGATTACAGAAACTACACCTGGAAATCAGAAGAAGAGAGCGGTATATACCTCTCTCTGGCTGCAGAAAAGAGTCATATTATTATCGGTACCCGTGAAGAGTATGACATGCTGGAAAAATTTTCTAATCCCGGTAACAAGGATGATTCGGTAACAGCAGCACGCTGGTTTGACTATAAGGCAGAACTCGTAATTGTTAAACATGGAAAAAAGGGCTCCTTTGCTTACACTGGGGATGGAAATATCACAAAGGGTTCAGTTTTTCCTGTAACCCCTCTGAAGACTATGGGGGCAGGGGATTCTTATGCCGGAGGTCTGATATTCGGTCTGATCAGCGGCAGAACTGTTGCTGAGGGTATGGAGATCGGTGCCGGAGCAGCCGCTATAGTTGTACAGAGCCCTGACTGCTCTGAATCAATGCCGACTCTGAAAGAGGTACAGGCATTCATCTCAGACTACAGGTCAGAGAAGGTTGATCATGCTGGTTAA
- a CDS encoding LacI family DNA-binding transcriptional regulator has product MAKITIKDIAQKLGLNFSSVSRALNNKPGVSEETRKLVMETAEKMGYHPNVIARGLVSNETKTIGILMPDIINPLFGEITTAIIETANANNYDVFLSISNWSSDKEVDNIHTIQQKQVDGIIAKSIGERSTKMLEDVNVPVIGYETWMMSNKFSSVSVDNKKGGTIAANHLIDCGYKKTAILHGPWKSSAGIYRRDGFYEAYEEHSLKFDESLLYIGDYNIKSGYNMAKQMFREHSDIDSVFAGNDVMALGVLQFLAEKGIKPGKDFGVIGFDNISFSHLPQIELTTIKQPKYSIGRIMTKLVLDEIKNKNEGNKTLPQRILLEPELIVRNTTCKR; this is encoded by the coding sequence ATGGCGAAAATAACTATAAAAGATATTGCACAAAAACTTGGCCTTAATTTTTCCTCTGTATCCAGAGCACTTAACAACAAACCGGGTGTCAGTGAAGAGACCCGAAAACTTGTAATGGAGACCGCAGAAAAAATGGGATACCATCCCAACGTAATTGCAAGAGGTCTTGTAAGCAATGAGACAAAGACAATCGGTATTCTGATGCCTGATATTATCAATCCCCTTTTCGGAGAGATCACAACAGCAATTATTGAAACTGCAAATGCCAATAATTACGATGTATTCCTGTCTATTTCAAACTGGAGCAGTGACAAGGAAGTTGACAATATTCATACTATTCAGCAGAAACAGGTTGATGGGATTATTGCAAAATCCATTGGTGAGCGAAGTACCAAAATGCTTGAAGATGTGAATGTACCGGTAATCGGATATGAAACCTGGATGATGAGTAATAAATTCAGCTCGGTCAGTGTAGATAATAAGAAAGGTGGAACTATTGCTGCTAACCATCTGATTGACTGTGGATACAAAAAGACCGCCATATTACACGGTCCCTGGAAATCCAGTGCCGGAATATATAGACGAGACGGATTCTATGAAGCCTATGAAGAACACTCTCTAAAATTTGATGAATCACTGCTTTATATCGGTGACTATAATATTAAAAGTGGATACAACATGGCAAAACAGATGTTTAGAGAACACTCAGATATCGATTCTGTATTTGCAGGGAATGATGTTATGGCACTTGGTGTTCTACAGTTTCTTGCCGAAAAGGGGATAAAACCCGGAAAAGATTTCGGTGTCATAGGTTTTGATAATATCAGCTTTTCACACCTTCCTCAAATTGAGCTGACAACAATCAAACAGCCTAAGTACAGCATAGGCAGGATAATGACCAAACTTGTACTTGATGAAATTAAAAATAAGAATGAAGGCAATAAGACCCTGCCCCAGAGAATATTGCTGGAACCTGAACTTATTGTAAGAAATACAACCTGTAAAAGATAA
- a CDS encoding AAA family ATPase, whose product MAVITISRKLGSMGTYVGRKLAEKLGYDYIDKNHLSKIMKEYGFSKFDNIYDTIPSMRERYDEYREMTINFLAEVILAVAQHDNVVIAGRGSFGLLDSYSDVINIRIKAPESCRVHRIMEDRNLSDRDARTLVRENDKVRRSFVESDFRFDYNNSTEFDLILDTSIIPPDLCVDWISQAYDVTNGKRDDDRPSVKTLNIEKVLAKHVSEMLERFRENKEVIENRTEE is encoded by the coding sequence ATGGCAGTTATTACAATTTCTAGAAAACTCGGCAGTATGGGGACATATGTCGGTAGAAAACTGGCTGAAAAGCTGGGATATGATTATATAGATAAAAATCATCTTTCAAAGATAATGAAAGAATATGGCTTCAGTAAATTTGATAACATTTATGATACCATCCCGAGTATGCGGGAAAGGTATGATGAATACCGTGAAATGACAATCAATTTTCTGGCTGAGGTTATTCTTGCTGTTGCACAGCATGATAACGTTGTAATTGCCGGACGAGGAAGTTTTGGACTCCTCGACAGTTATTCAGATGTAATCAATATTCGTATCAAGGCTCCTGAATCCTGCAGAGTACACCGAATCATGGAAGATCGTAATTTATCTGATAGGGATGCCCGGACACTGGTCCGGGAAAATGATAAGGTTCGCCGTTCCTTTGTAGAATCAGATTTTCGTTTTGATTACAACAATTCGACCGAGTTTGACCTTATTCTCGATACAAGTATTATTCCACCGGACCTATGTGTTGACTGGATATCCCAGGCCTATGATGTGACCAATGGAAAACGTGATGACGACAGACCCAGTGTTAAAACACTGAATATTGAGAAAGTGCTGGCCAAACACGTGTCAGAAATGCTGGAACGATTTCGTGAGAATAAAGAAGTCATTGAGAATAGAACTGAGGAATAA
- a CDS encoding class II fructose-bisphosphate aldolase, with protein MLVNMTACVHEASSGERIVPGFNVFGFEDAQAVIDAAEKFNAPVILMSNKDAIEHMDLRSSAALYCSLAESTRVPVIIHLDHAKTFAEILRAVEAGYTSVMYDGSALSLADNIENTKRVLELARSRNVSVEAEIGSVPYTDRNEEIKSILTVPEEAAAFMRQAPVDALAVAVGSLHRMQTKSARIDFERLRDIEALTDVPLVIHGTSGIVDQDVKDLLRTNVGKMNIGTALRMAYGKELKEEVLSKPDEFDRVKLLRKPMAAVQAAAEEKYRLLGWKEIYREKL; from the coding sequence ATGCTGGTTAATATGACCGCCTGTGTCCATGAGGCATCATCGGGAGAGAGAATTGTTCCCGGGTTCAATGTATTCGGATTTGAAGATGCCCAGGCCGTAATAGATGCTGCCGAAAAATTTAATGCTCCTGTGATACTTATGTCAAATAAGGATGCAATTGAGCATATGGATCTGAGAAGCAGCGCTGCTCTGTACTGCTCTCTGGCTGAATCCACCAGGGTCCCTGTGATCATTCATTTAGACCATGCGAAAACGTTTGCTGAAATTTTGCGTGCCGTTGAAGCCGGTTATACATCGGTGATGTATGACGGATCGGCATTAAGCCTGGCAGATAATATTGAAAACACTAAACGTGTTCTTGAACTTGCCCGCAGCAGAAATGTATCGGTGGAAGCTGAAATCGGATCAGTTCCCTATACGGATAGAAATGAGGAGATAAAATCAATTCTGACTGTTCCTGAAGAGGCTGCTGCATTTATGAGGCAGGCTCCCGTAGATGCTCTGGCTGTAGCTGTGGGTTCATTGCACAGAATGCAGACAAAGTCGGCCAGGATAGACTTTGAGCGTCTCAGAGACATTGAAGCTCTAACTGATGTTCCTCTGGTTATCCATGGAACATCGGGAATCGTTGATCAGGATGTCAAAGATCTGCTTAGGACAAATGTCGGGAAAATGAATATAGGAACGGCTCTGAGAATGGCCTACGGAAAAGAGCTGAAAGAGGAAGTACTTTCAAAACCCGATGAATTCGACAGAGTTAAATTACTACGAAAACCAATGGCTGCTGTTCAGGCGGCAGCTGAAGAAAAATATCGACTGTTAGGTTGGAAAGAAATATATAGGGAGAAGTTATGA
- a CDS encoding sugar ABC transporter ATP-binding protein, which yields MSTENVLEMRGVSKSFPGVKALKNVDLSIRKGTVHALMGENGAGKSTLMKILYGVYQPDEGEVIFKGSPYVVKSPIDALNGGISMIPQEISPVPNLTVASNVFLGKEITTGRGFNLVNQKQMVKETQALFDELEIDIDPTVMMSEISIANAQLVAIATAVSYNTDLVIMDEPTSALTEKEIDKLYKIIKDLKEKKKIAIIYISHKLDEIFSICDEVSVLRDGEYIGSDLIENFNKDSLISMMVGRSMDEFFHKEIVEIGEVVLEVKNLTLSKKFENISFKLRQGEVLGVAGLMGAGRTEVMEAIFGFVPAESGEIYMDGVKVDIKEPIDAINHGIAFVTEDRKQTGIFPELSIKDNIIMPDVSTYLKHGLLDAKKIKKNCQDQREAISIKTPTLEQLIKNLSGGNQQKVLISRWLLTTPEVLILDEPTRGIDVGAKSEIHRLIGELAKMGKSIIMVSSEMPEILSMSDRIMVMHEGKYSGEINRDEATQEKILQLATGEQL from the coding sequence ATGAGTACGGAAAATGTCCTGGAGATGAGAGGTGTTTCAAAATCCTTTCCGGGTGTAAAAGCATTAAAAAATGTTGATCTTTCTATTAGAAAGGGAACCGTACACGCTCTTATGGGTGAAAACGGAGCGGGTAAATCCACTTTGATGAAGATCCTTTATGGTGTGTATCAGCCTGATGAGGGCGAAGTAATTTTTAAGGGCAGTCCCTATGTGGTAAAAAGCCCTATTGATGCCCTTAACGGTGGTATCAGTATGATTCCCCAGGAAATAAGCCCTGTGCCGAATCTGACCGTTGCCAGTAATGTTTTTTTAGGTAAAGAGATCACTACGGGACGTGGTTTTAATCTTGTAAATCAGAAACAGATGGTAAAAGAGACTCAAGCCCTGTTTGATGAATTAGAAATAGATATCGACCCCACGGTTATGATGTCTGAAATAAGTATTGCAAATGCTCAGCTTGTTGCTATTGCAACAGCTGTATCCTATAACACGGATCTGGTTATCATGGATGAACCAACCTCCGCCTTAACAGAAAAAGAGATTGATAAGCTCTACAAGATCATCAAAGATCTTAAAGAGAAGAAAAAAATCGCTATCATATATATATCACATAAACTGGATGAAATTTTCTCCATTTGTGATGAAGTATCTGTTCTCAGGGATGGTGAGTATATCGGTTCAGATCTGATTGAAAATTTTAACAAGGACAGTCTGATCAGTATGATGGTCGGACGATCTATGGATGAATTTTTTCATAAGGAAATTGTCGAAATCGGTGAAGTAGTTCTTGAGGTTAAGAATCTGACTCTATCTAAAAAGTTTGAAAACATCAGTTTTAAACTCAGACAGGGAGAAGTTCTGGGAGTTGCCGGGCTGATGGGTGCCGGACGTACAGAGGTTATGGAAGCCATATTCGGCTTTGTACCCGCAGAATCCGGTGAAATATATATGGATGGAGTAAAGGTTGATATTAAAGAACCTATTGATGCCATCAATCATGGTATTGCCTTTGTAACGGAAGACAGGAAGCAGACAGGTATTTTTCCTGAACTGTCCATCAAAGACAATATAATCATGCCCGATGTGAGCACTTATCTGAAGCATGGACTTCTTGATGCTAAGAAAATAAAGAAAAACTGCCAGGACCAGAGAGAGGCTATTTCAATCAAGACGCCCACCCTGGAACAGCTTATAAAGAATCTATCAGGTGGTAATCAGCAGAAAGTACTGATTTCGCGCTGGCTTCTGACAACACCGGAAGTTCTGATTCTTGATGAACCCACCAGGGGTATCGATGTGGGTGCTAAATCCGAGATTCATCGACTGATCGGTGAGCTCGCAAAAATGGGTAAAAGTATCATAATGGTTTCTTCTGAAATGCCCGAGATACTCTCCATGAGTGACAGAATTATGGTCATGCATGAAGGGAAATATTCCGGTGAAATTAATCGGGATGAAGCAACACAGGAAAAAATACTACAGCTTGCCACTGGCGAACAGCTGTAA